TATCATCTCCTTCACCTGGCAGAGGGAGAAGGTGATGCTGACCCACGGCGCCGAGGAGACGACCCAAGCCGGCCTGTTGACGTCCTCCTGCTCCTCCTGGTGCCGGGTCTTCTTCTGGGGGAGCTTGGCCTCTGCCCGGGGCAGCTCTGCACTGCTCACCTGGGGGACGAGGTCAATGGTGGCAATGGGAACTGGACTAGACGGGACCGGAATGTTCTCTGCCAGCATCTTGTCCTCTTTTGCCCCACAAAGGAAAGAAGAAACGCACATGAGGACAAATGAAGGAGAAAAGCCGCAACGTCACCCACGCCAGCCCAGAGGCCAATCACCTTCGTCCTCCTTGTCACCTGACAGCCACTGGATAAGAGCAAAGATCAAGAGGATGACCAGCGACGCCATACCGATTCCCCGGAATGTTCTGGCAGCATCTGGAACCAAGACAACGGACAAGTTAGCACGATGCCCTCCGCCCCCTTCTGGGGGCGGGTGTCCTGCCAGCTTCACCCAGCCTTACCAAAATAGTTGACAAAGACGCCGCCCACCATGGCGCCACAGCCTCGGCCAAGGCCAAGGTGCAGTCCCTGCAAGATGCCCTGTGCAGATGTCCTTAAGGCGGGTGGCACTGCCGCGCTCAGATAGGAGATGCAAGCGGCCCAGACCGATGCGTGAGTCACACCTGGggggagacagagagacacatgCAGAGCTTCTGTTGCCCCCCTGACCCTGGCAGTGCCACGGAGGCCCCACCCAAGCCCCACCACTCACCCTGCAGCACTTCCATGGGCAAGACGATCCAGGCATTCTCCAGGTAGGATATGTAGAGGTAGCGTGCCGTGTTGCATGCCAGCCCAATGTACAGCACCCTGCCACGAGAGACAGCCTGGTGGTTACCTTGATGAGCGGGCGCCTAAAGACACCCCAGCCGCCTCCCGGTGGGTGGGCTTACCTGATGTGACCAACGAGTTCTATGAACTTGTGGCTGAAGAAGTACGCGGCCAGCTCCGACACGTGGCTCAGGACCGAGCAGACGCCAAACAGCGTGGTGGTCCCTTTCAAGTCCTCCAGGTGCCAGAAGAGAAAGGTGAAGACGAAGCCGTAGCCAAAGCCCATGAACCAGGCCACGAAGAGGACGCTGCCGTACTGGACGCTACACAACAGCCGGACCAGGTCTCGGAACTGGAACTGGCCACCTGCCGGGGCCTCCCCATCGGGCACATTACGGGCGACCTGGGGCATCTCCTGGGCCTCCTTGAGCTCCTCTTCCGACTTATAGTGGCTGGGGTGGAAGCGGAACTGCGTGGCCACAATCAGCGCCACCGTCATCAGGACGCCAAAGGCGATGAAGGCGATGCGGTAGTCCTTGTAGTCGGGCACCAGGCAGCCAGCTCCCTCCACCAGGGGCCGCACGTGGGTGTGATCGATCCCGATGCCCACCGACAGCATGGCCAGCCCCCAGCCCAGAGAGCCCCACATGCGCTGCAGCCCGTAGCGGTCGCGGTGCTTGCCCAGGTACTGCAGGGTAACCGTGTCCACGATGGTCAGAGCCGGGGCGCTGAAGAACTCTCCGATGATGATCACCAGCAGGATGAGCAAGAAGATGGTCTCCACCTGCTCGCTGTCAGACTCAATCTTGTAGTCACTCGGGGGCCTGGTGACGGGCGCAGTGGTGCTGGCGCCGGTGACATTGCCCGACACGCTCCTCAACGAGCGCCGGAGTGGCAGCGGCAGGTCAAAGGCAACGTCTCTCTGCAGGCGACCGTGACTGCCATTGGGCGCAATGGGAGGGGCGGTGGTGCTCGACGTCAGGTTGGCGGGACTCGTGGTGGGATTCTTTAGGACGCACATCATGGTGGCCGGCTTCACAAAGCC
This portion of the Polypterus senegalus isolate Bchr_013 chromosome 6, ASM1683550v1, whole genome shotgun sequence genome encodes:
- the mfsd6b gene encoding major facilitator superfamily domain-containing protein 6-B isoform X2, whose product is MASDDRVAILSDDEEDQKRKYVLAEPFNTLSLQQTPEPPAAPPTPATPESSDGDMDWLERRCLNINNDLLVSKVFYFFFFSAYGSLHPLLSVYYKQLGMLPSQSGLLVGIRYFIEFCSAPFWGVVADRFRKGKVVLLFSVLCWILFNSGIGFVKPATMMCVLKNPTTSPANLTSSTTAPPIAPNGSHGRLQRDVAFDLPLPLRRSLRSVSGNVTGASTTAPVTRPPSDYKIESDSEQVETIFLLILLVIIIGEFFSAPALTIVDTVTLQYLGKHRDRYGLQRMWGSLGWGLAMLSVGIGIDHTHVRPLVEGAGCLVPDYKDYRIAFIAFGVLMTVALIVATQFRFHPSHYKSEEELKEAQEMPQVARNVPDGEAPAGGQFQFRDLVRLLCSVQYGSVLFVAWFMGFGYGFVFTFLFWHLEDLKGTTTLFGVCSVLSHVSELAAYFFSHKFIELVGHIRVLYIGLACNTARYLYISYLENAWIVLPMEVLQGVTHASVWAACISYLSAAVPPALRTSAQGILQGLHLGLGRGCGAMVGGVFVNYFDAARTFRGIGMASLVILLIFALIQWLSGDKEDEEDKMLAENIPVPSSPVPIATIDLVPQVSSAELPRAEAKLPQKKTRHQEEQEDVNRPAWVVSSAPWVSITFSLCQVKEMIKVLKRSRANEQQPPQPGSRQKANK
- the mfsd6b gene encoding major facilitator superfamily domain-containing protein 6-B isoform X1; the protein is MASDDRVAILSDDEEDQKRKYVLAEPFNTLSLQQTPEPPAAPPTPATPESSDGDMDWLERRCLNINNDLLVSKVFYFFFFSAYGSLHPLLSVYYKQLGMLPSQSGLLVGIRYFIEFCSAPFWGVVADRFRKGKVVLLFSVLCWILFNSGIGFVKPATMMCVLKNPTTSPANLTSSTTAPPIAPNGSHGRLQRDVAFDLPLPLRRSLRSVSGNVTGASTTAPVTRPPSDYKIESDSEQVETIFLLILLVIIIGEFFSAPALTIVDTVTLQYLGKHRDRYGLQRMWGSLGWGLAMLSVGIGIDHTHVRPLVEGAGCLVPDYKDYRIAFIAFGVLMTVALIVATQFRFHPSHYKSEEELKEAQEMPQVARNVPDGEAPAGGQFQFRDLVRLLCSVQYGSVLFVAWFMGFGYGFVFTFLFWHLEDLKGTTTLFGVCSVLSHVSELAAYFFSHKFIELVGHIRVLYIGLACNTARYLYISYLENAWIVLPMEVLQGVTHASVWAACISYLSAAVPPALRTSAQGILQGLHLGLGRGCGAMVGGVFVNYFDAARTFRGIGMASLVILLIFALIQWLSGDKEDEEDKMLAENIPVPSSPVPIATIDLVPQVSSAELPRAEAKLPQKKTRHQEEQEDVNRPAWVVSSAPWVSITFSLCQVKEMIKVLKRSRANEQQPPQRTSEAEVPAPRQEDPEVRDDGPGQSHPDATPVPGDAASSRAPGTPPSTSGT